ATTTAATAACAGGTTGTTAATAACCTTTTAGATGGTCGTTATTTTTCAGCAACAACTTCAAATGGTAGATCAACAATGACATCTCTGTGCAATCTCACAGAGGCATTATATTTTCCAAGTCTTTTAACCAAGCCACCTGCGATTGAGATGAATTTTTTCTCGATTTCCTGACCCTCAGCAGCCAATGCTTCTGCAACGTTGGCGTTACTCACAGATCCGAAAAGTTTATCACCTTCACCTGTTTTAGCAGTAATCTTTAATTCAAGTGCTTTTAATGCTTCAGCAGCCTTATTTGCCTCTTTCACAATATTCTGCTCTTTATAGGCTCTTTGTTTCAACGTTTCAGCCAAAACTTTTTTAGCTGAACTAGTAGCTAATACTGCATATCCCTGAGGGATCAGATAGTTACGTCCGTAACCACTTTTTACAGTTACCACATCATCTTTAAATCCTAAATTAGCTACGTCTTGTTTT
This DNA window, taken from Lutimonas zeaxanthinifaciens, encodes the following:
- the rplI gene encoding 50S ribosomal protein L9, which codes for MELILKQDVANLGFKDDVVTVKSGYGRNYLIPQGYAVLATSSAKKVLAETLKQRAYKEQNIVKEANKAAEALKALELKITAKTGEGDKLFGSVSNANVAEALAAEGQEIEKKFISIAGGLVKRLGKYNASVRLHRDVIVDLPFEVVAEK